A window of Psychromonas sp. CNPT3 contains these coding sequences:
- a CDS encoding class I adenylate cyclase, whose protein sequence is MNPEIKRLRDKADQFNRLRIQSAQVLMTENEYNVFQTFPILLHYNQVNLPGYINSDVPIGICQFQITAKQTQLLSQFLNVDKLYKTSQSCDILGLYAMGSTSSIGQCSHSDFDIWICYPHQIDSRRIQLLNEKATLITAWAETFNVELNFFLIPDNKFRVKNNAGMNSDSCGSSQHMLLLDEFYRTALRVAGKRILWPLIPIDHEKNYNEYVENLYKNKELNENDWLDLGGFYRIPAEEYFGATLWQLYKGIDTPYKAVLKTILMEAYSSEYPNTELVAMSYKRCFQNQAHYDERLDPYCLMLEKVTHYLIKIDDLKRLDVVRACFYLKTEENLSTPCHNNNTAWRRTILNRFINQWQWDENQILDLDNHLNWKVCAVEKAQNVLLDALMISYRKLHSFARRNNISESISVEDLGILSRKLYAAHEKLPGKIDLINANGRHNLSEPDLSFIQVPENRKSNNAPGWYLYNSSLDNHSLINTPLLMHSQYLSKLIAWCHFNGLYKKQTQLYLYNQGSDLMDAKLNQFMDDLHSIFPLRIAKATNKALTQPCEIKHLAIFLNVEKDPTQHWQDTTESNNDEIGNVLSYGINDECLIGSIDLIYRNSWNEVRTLHFNSNYSVVEALNTLLGKMHQDAKQPEKIEIFSYSRHFKKQLSDTFLTKLQEFIQLRLTTTSRKSLQTLWTGGKKFGFYFERTGVSLQHLESSVDIYSHISEKKVSSSAINLRNTHFEQTVEMIESHLSEGLIQFFFENHEHGFNVYIANVDNEIETFQHFSGNKDDLVKSVNRFYASNRTQSDNTNNTINFSLPQFYDIQLEAQEGLSLRSFKGAIKNQ, encoded by the coding sequence TTGAATCCTGAAATTAAAAGATTACGTGATAAAGCTGATCAATTTAATCGCTTACGGATCCAATCTGCACAAGTCTTAATGACCGAAAATGAGTACAACGTATTTCAAACCTTTCCTATTTTACTACATTATAACCAAGTCAATTTACCCGGTTATATTAATAGCGATGTACCCATTGGCATTTGCCAATTCCAGATCACTGCCAAACAAACTCAACTTCTCTCACAATTTTTAAACGTCGATAAACTCTACAAAACGTCTCAAAGTTGTGACATTCTCGGCTTATATGCCATGGGAAGTACTTCTTCAATCGGCCAATGCTCACACAGTGATTTTGATATATGGATCTGTTATCCCCATCAAATTGACAGCAGACGCATTCAATTATTAAATGAAAAAGCAACCTTGATCACGGCATGGGCTGAGACGTTTAATGTTGAATTAAACTTTTTCTTAATTCCAGATAATAAGTTTAGAGTTAAAAATAATGCGGGAATGAACAGTGATTCTTGTGGCTCTTCACAGCATATGTTGCTGCTAGATGAATTTTATCGCACCGCTCTGCGCGTCGCTGGTAAACGTATATTATGGCCTCTTATTCCGATCGATCACGAAAAAAACTATAATGAATACGTAGAAAATCTATATAAAAACAAAGAGTTGAATGAAAATGATTGGCTCGATCTCGGTGGCTTTTACCGTATACCAGCAGAAGAGTATTTTGGCGCAACCCTTTGGCAACTTTATAAAGGGATTGATACACCTTATAAAGCCGTTTTAAAAACCATTCTCATGGAAGCTTATTCTTCTGAATATCCAAATACTGAACTGGTTGCCATGTCATATAAACGATGCTTTCAAAATCAAGCGCATTATGACGAAAGACTAGATCCGTATTGTTTAATGCTAGAAAAAGTAACACATTACTTGATAAAAATAGATGACTTAAAACGTTTAGATGTCGTCAGGGCTTGTTTTTACCTTAAAACCGAAGAAAATTTATCGACACCTTGCCATAACAATAATACAGCATGGCGACGCACCATATTAAACCGCTTTATCAATCAGTGGCAGTGGGATGAAAATCAGATCCTTGATTTAGATAACCACCTTAATTGGAAAGTGTGCGCCGTAGAAAAAGCGCAAAATGTATTACTTGATGCCTTAATGATAAGTTATCGAAAATTACACAGCTTTGCACGTCGTAATAATATCTCTGAATCCATCAGCGTTGAAGATCTCGGGATATTATCTCGCAAACTCTATGCCGCGCATGAAAAACTTCCCGGTAAAATAGATCTGATCAATGCCAATGGCAGACATAATTTAAGCGAGCCTGATCTTAGTTTTATTCAAGTACCCGAAAACAGAAAAAGTAATAATGCTCCCGGTTGGTACTTGTATAACAGCTCTCTCGATAACCACAGTTTAATCAACACGCCTCTTTTAATGCATAGCCAGTATTTATCTAAATTAATTGCTTGGTGTCATTTTAATGGTTTATATAAAAAACAAACACAATTGTATTTATATAATCAAGGCTCAGATCTTATGGATGCAAAACTCAACCAATTTATGGATGATCTGCACTCAATATTCCCTTTGCGCATTGCAAAAGCAACCAATAAAGCATTAACCCAGCCGTGTGAAATCAAGCACTTAGCTATATTTTTAAATGTCGAAAAAGATCCAACTCAGCATTGGCAAGACACCACCGAAAGTAACAATGACGAAATAGGCAATGTACTATCTTATGGCATCAATGATGAATGCTTGATCGGTAGTATCGATTTAATTTATCGAAACTCTTGGAACGAAGTCCGTACCTTGCACTTTAATAGTAATTATTCCGTTGTTGAAGCACTAAACACCTTGCTCGGGAAAATGCATCAAGATGCAAAACAGCCTGAAAAAATAGAAATATTTAGTTACAGTCGGCACTTTAAAAAACAACTTAGCGATACTTTTTTAACGAAACTACAAGAATTTATACAATTACGTCTAACGACTACCTCGCGCAAATCATTACAAACATTATGGACAGGTGGCAAGAAATTTGGATTCTACTTTGAGCGTACGGGCGTTTCACTACAACATTTAGAAAGCTCGGTTGATATCTACAGCCATATTTCTGAGAAAAAAGTGTCTTCTAGTGCCATTAATTTAAGAAATACACATTTTGAACAAACCGTAGAAATGATTGAATCACATCTTAGTGAAGGCTTGATCCAATTCTTTTTTGAAAATCACGAACATGGTTTTAATGTTTACATTGCCAATGTCGATAATGAAATAGAAACATTTCAACATTTCTCTGGTAATAAAGATGATTTAGTTAAAAGCGTCAATCGTTTTTACGCATCGAACCGCACTCAAAGTGATAATACGAACAATACAATCAACTTCAGTTTACCGCAATTTTATGATATTCAATTAGAAGCACAAGAAGGACTATCATTACGCTCTTTTAAAGGGGCAATAAAAAACCAATAA
- a CDS encoding sigma-E factor negative regulatory protein, with protein sequence MNERNEQLSALIDNELDNQKTLDSLLQNTEQQDTFSRYHLIGDIMRAETPDILLDIDISAQVLEQIKSQGDWVDMTPESLPTPKKNNVLKFTKRFGQYAIAASVAGVVVLTSFMTSQTNTETDTGLEILSTVPFGGSASPVSLMAEPRISKEMVQERNEHLEALLKDHQLQIQIEPQIYP encoded by the coding sequence ATGAATGAACGTAATGAACAGCTATCTGCCTTAATAGATAATGAGTTAGATAATCAAAAGACATTAGATTCTTTACTGCAAAATACTGAGCAGCAAGATACTTTTTCTCGATATCATTTAATTGGGGATATTATGCGCGCAGAGACGCCTGATATTTTACTCGATATAGATATCAGTGCGCAGGTTTTAGAGCAGATAAAGAGCCAAGGTGATTGGGTGGATATGACGCCTGAGAGCTTGCCGACGCCAAAGAAAAATAATGTATTAAAATTTACAAAACGTTTTGGGCAGTATGCCATTGCAGCCTCGGTGGCAGGGGTTGTGGTCCTAACGAGCTTTATGACATCTCAAACCAATACAGAAACTGATACGGGTTTAGAAATATTAAGTACCGTACCTTTTGGTGGATCAGCAAGTCCGGTGAGTTTAATGGCTGAGCCTCGCATTTCGAAAGAGATGGTTCAAGAGCGTAATGAACATTTAGAGGCATTATTAAAAGATCATCAATTACAAATACAAATAGAACCTCAAATTTACCCTTAA
- the rpoE gene encoding RNA polymerase sigma factor RpoE translates to MSERDLDLQLIQRIQGGEQLAFTLLVRKYQNRIANILTRYIRNSGDIPDVVQEVFIKVYKALPSFRGESAFYTWLYRITVNTAKNYLTSQSRRPPLSDIDALEADHYDGSDALRDISSPEALLRSEEIKTVILNAIAQLPSELKAAITLRELEGMSYENIAQIENCPIGTVRSRIFRAREAIDKQLQPLLEA, encoded by the coding sequence ATGAGTGAGCGTGATTTAGATCTTCAATTAATCCAGCGAATTCAAGGTGGAGAGCAGCTTGCTTTCACATTGTTGGTTAGAAAATATCAAAATAGGATCGCTAATATATTAACGCGTTATATTCGTAATAGTGGCGATATACCTGATGTTGTGCAGGAAGTGTTTATTAAAGTCTATAAAGCACTGCCATCATTTAGAGGGGAAAGTGCCTTTTATACTTGGTTATATCGGATCACGGTGAATACCGCGAAAAACTATTTAACCAGTCAAAGTAGGCGTCCTCCTCTTTCGGATATCGATGCACTTGAGGCCGATCATTATGATGGGTCGGATGCGTTGCGTGATATTTCTTCTCCGGAAGCGCTATTGCGCTCAGAAGAAATAAAAACAGTGATATTAAATGCGATAGCGCAGTTACCTAGCGAACTTAAGGCTGCTATCACACTAAGAGAGCTGGAAGGAATGAGCTATGAGAATATTGCACAAATTGAAAATTGCCCAATAGGAACGGTTCGTTCGCGTATTTTTAGAGCGCGAGAAGCGATCGATAAGCAATTACAACCTTTATTAGAAGCTTAG
- a CDS encoding MucB/RseB C-terminal domain-containing protein: MKKLRDALCIAWAFLFLTTSVFAQGNVEPVVAKDKKSKAKTAIVYLQQMQQAYADKNYEILYFTNVQNKVESMQLLHGVIDGEELAYVRYLNGAIRETLQSSKQISYFEQGRQPYTLEARIDKSVFAQIAHFNYQAGLDSYDYIIVGKGRIAGKRALAIRLLSKDPYRYSYVIWLDIETSLPLRLDTLSSSNLILEQAQVVSLYVTEDVNPWLIKVSQQRLPQLVHINVTQKKSLWKLNWLPPGFKVLKCDRHKLSSNESAFISYIMLSDGIVRISVYISPIKEFMDKEKIIQHGAMLIYSSQQGAVEMTVIGEIPIASAQRIVKSMSREKS, translated from the coding sequence ATGAAAAAATTGAGAGACGCGCTTTGCATTGCTTGGGCTTTTTTGTTTTTGACAACAAGTGTCTTTGCACAAGGTAATGTTGAGCCTGTTGTGGCGAAAGATAAAAAATCCAAGGCCAAAACGGCAATTGTGTATTTACAGCAAATGCAACAAGCGTACGCTGATAAAAATTATGAAATTTTGTATTTTACTAATGTACAAAATAAAGTTGAATCGATGCAACTTTTGCATGGGGTGATCGATGGTGAAGAGCTTGCGTATGTCCGTTATCTAAATGGTGCTATCCGTGAAACTTTACAGTCTAGTAAGCAGATCAGTTATTTTGAGCAAGGTCGTCAACCTTATACATTAGAAGCACGTATTGATAAGAGTGTTTTTGCTCAGATTGCGCATTTTAATTATCAAGCGGGCCTAGATAGCTATGACTACATTATTGTAGGTAAAGGACGCATTGCGGGTAAAAGGGCACTTGCTATCCGTTTACTTAGCAAGGATCCGTACCGTTATAGTTATGTTATATGGTTAGATATAGAAACCTCATTACCTTTGCGTTTAGATACGCTGAGCAGTAGCAATTTAATATTAGAGCAAGCACAAGTCGTTTCATTATATGTGACCGAAGATGTTAACCCTTGGCTGATAAAAGTAAGCCAGCAACGCTTGCCTCAATTAGTCCATATAAACGTGACGCAAAAAAAATCATTATGGAAATTAAACTGGTTACCGCCAGGCTTTAAAGTTCTAAAATGTGATCGACATAAATTGTCATCAAATGAGAGTGCGTTTATTTCATATATCATGCTCAGTGATGGCATTGTGCGAATTTCAGTTTATATCTCACCGATTAAAGAATTTATGGATAAAGAGAAAATCATTCAACACGGTGCTATGTTAATTTATTCTTCGCAACAAGGGGCTGTGGAAATGACGGTTATTGGAGAGATCCCAATAGCGAGCGCGCAGCGCATTGTAAAATCGATGAGTAGAGAAAAATCATGA
- the ygfZ gene encoding tRNA-modifying protein YgfZ, which yields MLKLNQLDNISQLADLVICPLDSWDVIAVQGEDRISFLQGQLTCDINSLKIGEQTLAAQCTPQGKVCSLFHVILLEDRVLFLQPSSVTEKQLTALQKYAAFSKVKIHKDSEYQAITLLGEKSSDFISQELTTENISKSGLLLPNGMHISKQLTPSLRYLLVLKKEQGSALLKQLEDKATYHDDSLWNAMNIAAGMAFIEEINSEKFIPQMLNLQALDGISFTKGCYIGQETIARAKYRGANKRALFILSGHASCAPKAGDTLQLLLNNQWKRIGSVISACQYGDAHIEVLAVLPKDSQADDIYQIKEIEGSTLYLVALPYPLDN from the coding sequence ATGCTTAAACTTAATCAATTAGATAATATTAGTCAATTAGCTGATCTTGTTATATGCCCCCTAGATAGCTGGGATGTTATCGCAGTACAAGGTGAGGATAGGATCTCGTTTTTACAGGGACAATTAACCTGTGATATCAATAGCCTAAAGATAGGAGAACAGACATTAGCCGCACAATGCACACCCCAAGGCAAAGTCTGTAGTTTATTTCATGTCATTTTATTAGAAGACAGAGTGCTTTTTCTACAACCTAGCTCAGTAACCGAAAAACAACTTACCGCCTTACAAAAATACGCTGCGTTTTCAAAAGTAAAAATTCATAAAGATAGTGAATATCAAGCGATTACATTATTAGGTGAAAAATCTAGTGATTTCATTAGCCAAGAGTTAACAACAGAAAACATATCAAAATCTGGGCTATTACTGCCTAATGGTATGCATATAAGTAAACAACTGACCCCTTCTCTGCGCTATTTATTAGTGCTTAAAAAGGAACAAGGCAGTGCGCTCTTGAAACAATTAGAAGATAAAGCAACCTACCATGACGATAGCTTATGGAATGCCATGAATATTGCAGCCGGTATGGCTTTTATTGAAGAGATAAACAGCGAAAAATTTATACCGCAAATGTTAAATCTTCAAGCGCTCGATGGCATAAGCTTCACCAAAGGGTGTTATATTGGTCAAGAAACAATAGCACGCGCTAAATATAGAGGTGCGAATAAACGTGCGTTATTTATTTTAAGTGGGCACGCAAGTTGTGCACCTAAAGCGGGTGATACGCTGCAACTTCTACTTAATAATCAATGGAAGCGTATCGGTAGTGTGATTTCGGCTTGCCAATATGGCGATGCACATATTGAGGTGCTGGCCGTTTTACCAAAAGATAGCCAAGCTGATGATATATATCAAATAAAAGAAATTGAAGGATCTACATTATATCTCGTCGCCCTGCCTTACCCATTAGATAATTAA
- the metJ gene encoding met regulon transcriptional regulator MetJ, producing the protein MSKDWNGEYISPYAEHGKKSEQVKKITVSIPTKVLQILTDERTRRQINNLRHATNSELLCEAFLHAYTGQPLPDDDDLDKNKEV; encoded by the coding sequence ATGTCTAAAGATTGGAACGGTGAATATATCAGCCCATATGCTGAGCACGGGAAAAAAAGTGAACAAGTAAAAAAGATCACAGTTTCTATCCCCACCAAAGTATTACAAATTTTAACTGATGAACGTACGCGTCGACAAATTAACAATTTACGCCATGCCACTAATAGTGAATTGCTTTGTGAAGCTTTTTTACATGCTTATACGGGTCAACCCTTGCCTGATGATGACGATTTAGATAAAAACAAAGAAGTATAA
- the nadB gene encoding L-aspartate oxidase — protein sequence MNKSKPRIDQQHHCDVLIIGAGAAGLSLALKLAKHAKVNVLSKGKLAEGSTYYAQGGIAAVFSETDKVDHHVNDTLIAGAGLCDEDAVRFTLSNAKESIEWLIDTGVEFDTEVDANGKTQYHLTKEGGHSHRRILHSADATGKEVENTLLSAVKEHKNITLMEGYNAIDLITSRKLKLPANRVLGAYVWNRSAECVETIQASFVALATGGASKVYQYTSNPDVSSGDGIALAWRSGCRVANMEFNQFHPTCLFHADAKNFLLTEALRGEGALLLRPDGTRFMPDFDERGELAPRDIVARAIDFEMKRLGADCMYLDISHKPKEFIVKHFPTIYRRCLLLGIDIAHQPMPIVPAAHYTCGGVMIDHNGQTDVDGLYAIGEVTYTGLHGANRLASNSLLECIVYAHACAKDIINRLTFCNKRKKVNIPIWDESQVTNSDEEVVIQHNWHELRLFMWDYVGIVRTDKRLERAKHRVQMLQREINEYYSNFKVGNNLLELRNLVQVAELIIRSATARKESRGLHYNLDHPNLLKDPKPTILTPVEKETL from the coding sequence ATGAATAAAAGTAAACCCAGAATAGATCAACAACATCATTGTGATGTTCTTATCATTGGTGCGGGTGCAGCGGGATTATCACTTGCATTAAAATTAGCTAAACACGCAAAAGTTAACGTCTTAAGTAAAGGTAAGCTAGCAGAAGGCTCTACCTATTATGCACAAGGCGGTATAGCGGCTGTTTTTTCTGAAACAGATAAAGTGGATCACCATGTTAATGACACTTTAATTGCGGGCGCAGGTTTATGTGATGAAGACGCAGTGCGATTTACGCTTAGTAATGCCAAAGAAAGTATCGAATGGCTTATTGATACCGGTGTAGAATTTGATACCGAAGTCGATGCGAACGGTAAAACGCAATATCACCTCACTAAAGAAGGCGGACATTCACATCGCCGTATATTACACAGCGCAGACGCGACCGGTAAAGAAGTAGAAAATACACTGCTGAGCGCAGTAAAAGAACATAAAAACATTACCTTAATGGAAGGCTACAACGCCATTGACCTGATCACCAGTCGTAAATTAAAACTACCTGCAAACCGAGTGCTAGGTGCCTATGTTTGGAACCGCTCTGCGGAGTGCGTTGAAACTATCCAAGCAAGTTTTGTTGCACTAGCAACAGGCGGTGCAAGTAAAGTATATCAATATACCAGTAATCCGGATGTATCAAGTGGCGACGGTATTGCGCTCGCATGGCGTAGTGGTTGCCGCGTCGCGAATATGGAATTTAATCAATTTCATCCCACTTGTTTATTTCACGCGGACGCAAAAAACTTTTTACTGACCGAAGCTTTACGCGGAGAAGGTGCCTTACTACTACGCCCTGACGGCACGCGGTTTATGCCTGATTTCGATGAACGTGGAGAGCTTGCGCCTCGCGATATTGTTGCTCGTGCGATTGATTTTGAAATGAAACGTCTGGGCGCCGATTGTATGTATTTAGATATCAGCCATAAGCCCAAAGAATTTATTGTGAAGCATTTCCCGACTATTTATCGTCGCTGTTTATTACTTGGTATCGATATTGCTCACCAACCCATGCCAATTGTCCCTGCGGCACACTACACTTGTGGTGGTGTTATGATCGATCATAATGGTCAAACAGATGTCGATGGCTTATATGCCATTGGTGAAGTGACTTATACCGGATTACACGGTGCAAATCGCCTGGCATCAAATTCACTTTTAGAGTGTATTGTTTATGCGCATGCTTGTGCAAAAGACATTATTAATCGCTTAACTTTTTGTAATAAACGCAAAAAAGTCAACATTCCAATCTGGGATGAGAGTCAAGTAACCAACTCAGATGAAGAGGTAGTGATCCAACATAACTGGCATGAACTGCGTTTATTTATGTGGGATTACGTGGGGATTGTGCGTACTGATAAACGCTTAGAGCGCGCCAAACACAGAGTACAAATGTTGCAACGAGAAATTAATGAGTATTATAGTAACTTTAAAGTGGGTAATAACTTACTAGAACTAAGAAACTTAGTACAAGTGGCTGAGCTTATCATCCGTAGTGCAACCGCGCGTAAAGAAAGTCGTGGCTTACATTACAATCTAGATCATCCTAATTTATTAAAGGATCCTAAACCCACCATTTTAACCCCCGTTGAAAAAGAAACACTTTAA
- a CDS encoding protein YgfX, with protein MSSCSALKHNIRVQPSLYAGCCVFGLYLLIILVLISHTDLSWFNVPLYLLLFLWALQDAKRVAHRHYQLQLSDDGDLKIRDEQGIAWVGKIKTSSYYNRFFLVLHLQPNKHLLQKRTSYSILIYRDALSPPEYHLLARLINSEHQV; from the coding sequence ATGTCATCTTGCAGCGCGTTAAAGCATAACATAAGGGTACAGCCCTCGTTATATGCGGGGTGTTGTGTTTTTGGTCTGTACCTCTTAATCATTCTAGTGCTTATTAGTCATACAGACTTGTCTTGGTTTAATGTGCCATTATATTTGTTGTTGTTTTTATGGGCGTTGCAAGACGCCAAAAGGGTCGCACATCGTCATTATCAATTACAATTAAGTGATGATGGCGATTTAAAGATAAGAGATGAGCAAGGGATCGCGTGGGTTGGAAAAATTAAAACGTCTTCTTATTATAATCGTTTTTTCTTAGTGTTACATTTGCAGCCAAATAAGCATTTACTGCAAAAAAGAACCTCTTATTCAATATTGATTTATCGGGATGCGTTGAGCCCTCCCGAATATCATCTATTGGCGCGACTAATCAATAGTGAGCACCAAGTTTAA
- a CDS encoding FAD assembly factor SdhE — MQEEINKSRLLWACRRGMLELDVLFMPFVKEAFDDLKYSQQLTFQRLLTHEDPDLFAWFMGHDKCVDPDLADMIHVILQRVKA; from the coding sequence ATGCAGGAAGAGATCAATAAATCACGTTTATTATGGGCTTGTCGTCGAGGTATGTTGGAGCTAGACGTTTTATTTATGCCCTTTGTTAAAGAAGCGTTTGATGATTTAAAATATTCGCAGCAACTTACTTTCCAACGCTTGTTAACGCATGAAGATCCGGATCTTTTTGCGTGGTTTATGGGCCATGATAAATGTGTCGACCCAGATCTTGCTGATATGATCCATGTCATCTTGCAGCGCGTTAAAGCATAA
- a CDS encoding SoxR reducing system RseC family protein: MIQESGKIIEIKEVDHKKVAIVECISRSACGTCHQSNVCGVGVVAKTFSEKTNHFSVTYKEGMQIDTMVDLQISNADLFKTASFVYLLPLLFFIGSALIAQYLFLLDESAIILISVTFMGLGFVFMRFISRRLFSKKQYIEVITPISAQ; the protein is encoded by the coding sequence ATGATCCAAGAAAGCGGTAAGATAATTGAGATCAAAGAAGTTGATCATAAAAAAGTGGCCATTGTTGAATGTATCTCGCGATCTGCATGTGGCACGTGTCATCAAAGTAATGTGTGTGGTGTCGGCGTCGTTGCAAAGACGTTTTCGGAAAAAACCAATCATTTTTCGGTTACTTATAAAGAAGGCATGCAGATAGACACTATGGTCGATTTGCAGATAAGTAATGCGGACCTCTTTAAAACGGCTTCTTTTGTATATCTCTTACCTTTATTGTTCTTTATAGGCAGTGCATTAATAGCCCAATATCTCTTTCTATTAGATGAAAGTGCCATTATTCTGATATCTGTTACCTTTATGGGACTTGGTTTTGTCTTTATGCGTTTTATTAGTCGCCGTCTTTTTTCTAAAAAGCAATATATCGAAGTGATCACGCCCATATCCGCGCAATAA
- the mscS gene encoding small-conductance mechanosensitive channel MscS: MSDGKIVIEAVDATKEVVVDKLVDGINVVDKSFDWVNNNQGLLIEYGFNIVAAIATIVIGMMAASMISNTLNKIMTKRKLDSTIVDFVAHMVKYVIVAFVVIAALGRIGVQTTSFIAIIGAAGLAIGLALQGSLSNFASGVLIIMLRPFKAGEYIEAAGVAGSVESVQIFATTLITVDNKFVVVPNSAILGGNIVNYSRKPTRRIDLTIGVSYNADLAKTKAVLEAVVKANELILKSPQPQIAVAELADSSVNLVVRPWVKSGDYWPARFALMEAIKNALDEAEIEIPYPQMDVHMNKED; the protein is encoded by the coding sequence ATGTCAGATGGGAAAATTGTAATAGAAGCGGTTGATGCAACAAAAGAGGTTGTAGTAGATAAACTTGTTGATGGCATCAATGTTGTAGATAAAAGTTTTGATTGGGTTAATAACAATCAAGGTTTATTAATTGAGTATGGATTTAATATTGTTGCCGCGATTGCCACTATTGTCATTGGTATGATGGCCGCGAGTATGATTTCTAATACGTTAAATAAAATCATGACTAAGCGTAAATTAGACAGCACGATCGTTGATTTTGTTGCACACATGGTGAAATATGTGATTGTCGCCTTTGTGGTGATTGCTGCATTAGGTCGTATCGGTGTACAAACTACGTCCTTCATTGCGATCATTGGTGCTGCAGGCTTAGCGATTGGTTTGGCATTACAAGGATCACTTTCAAACTTTGCATCCGGCGTGCTTATTATCATGTTACGTCCTTTTAAGGCTGGCGAATATATTGAAGCTGCGGGCGTTGCAGGTAGCGTTGAGTCAGTGCAAATTTTTGCAACCACATTGATAACAGTGGACAATAAATTTGTTGTTGTACCTAATTCAGCGATTTTAGGTGGCAACATTGTGAATTACTCTCGCAAGCCAACCCGCCGTATCGATCTTACGATTGGGGTTAGTTACAATGCGGATTTAGCGAAAACGAAAGCGGTATTAGAAGCCGTTGTTAAGGCTAATGAATTAATTTTAAAATCTCCACAACCACAAATAGCGGTTGCTGAGCTAGCAGATTCTAGTGTTAATTTAGTGGTTCGTCCTTGGGTAAAAAGTGGCGATTACTGGCCTGCACGCTTTGCGTTAATGGAAGCGATTAAAAATGCGTTAGATGAAGCTGAAATTGAGATCCCATATCCACAAATGGATGTGCATATGAATAAAGAAGATTAA